Proteins encoded together in one Anopheles darlingi chromosome 3, idAnoDarlMG_H_01, whole genome shotgun sequence window:
- the LOC125956629 gene encoding serine protease easter-like, with protein sequence MAYSKTFICSLIAINVCSVLSQTDPACTTPTRKAGFCVEIERCRNIHYILRSPTPPIKGIQSYIDRAACTLPGVGRSICCQPTEIVHRRPLLPEDCGDSIFQKLSQGNETDPFDYPWMVALRYSKNGLLKDCCGGSLINSRYVLTAAHCVQPRDGWMLSKVRLGEQDRSKPIDCIVYSNGEKSCADPPIDVEIESTVVYPQYNSVALLHDIALIRMAHEVSFSDSIQPICLPVRQDVRNLLLPRYIVTGWGMTANKSSSNVLLQAVVEPVPIPECQRTIAEHGFFVDLSEDYHMCAGGKDRVDACRGDSGGPLAFYVRNVGARFVQYGIVSAGINACGKASVPGIYTRVSSYMDWIMASIRP encoded by the exons ATGGCGTACAGTAAAACCTTCATTTGCTCGTTGATAGCAATCAATGTGTGCAGTGTTTTGTCTC AGACCGATCCTGCCTGCACCACACCTACTCGCAAAGCGGGATTTTGTGTGGAAATCGAACGTTGCCGTAACATCCATTACATTCTTCGGTCACCTACACCACCTATTAAGGGCATTCAGAGCTACATAGATCGTGCTGCCTGCACTCTACCCGGTGTAGGGCGAAGCATATGCTGCCAACCAACGGAAATCGTTCATCGACGACCATTACTGCCCGAGGACTGTGGTGATAGCATCTTCCAAAAGTTATCGCAAGGCAATGAAACTGACCCATTCGACTATCCGTGGATGGTGGCGCTTCGGTACTCGAAAAATGGTTTACTAAAAGATTGCTGCGGAGGATCGTTGATCAACAGTCGCTACGTATTGACGGCGGCGCATTGTGTGCAACCTCGGGACGGTTGGATGCT atcgaaagtacggcttGGGGAACAGGATAGAAGCAAACCGATTGATTGCATTGTTTATAGCAATGGAGAAAAATCTTGTGCCGATCCACCAATCGATGTAGAAATAGAATCAACGGTCGTGTATCCTCAGTACAATTCGGTAGCTCTTTTGCATGACATAGCCTTAATTCGAATGGCACACGAAGTCTCATTCAGCG ATTCTATTCAACCGATTTGTCTGCCAGTGCGCCAGGATGTTCGAAATTTACTTCTACCAAGATACATTGTGACCGGTTGGGGTATGACTGCGAACAAATCGTCCTCCAATGTTTTACTGCAGGCAGTAGTGGAACCGGTACCGATACCGGAATGCCAACGAACAATAGCCGAACATGGATTCTTTGTGGACCTTTCGGAGGACTATCACAtgtgtgctggtggaaaaGACCGGGTTGACGCTTGTAGAGGCGATTCAGGTGGACCATTGGCTTTCTACGTTCGAAACGTAGGCGCACGATTCGTCCAGTATGGAATTGTATCGGCCGGTATTAATGCTTGTGGGAAAGCAAGTGTCCCAGGAATTTACACTCGTGTGTCGAGCTACATGGATTGGATAATGGCTAGCATACGTCCGTAA